A window of Fictibacillus halophilus contains these coding sequences:
- a CDS encoding NAD-dependent succinate-semialdehyde dehydrogenase has protein sequence MEKLLYINGEWTGNSLEKIEVYNPANGEVVGTVASCGKEETDAAIDAAHEAFPSWSKLTAYERADYLMKLHDLMIEQKDELAELMTLEMGKPLKESVGEVLYAASFIKWYAEEGKRIYGRTIPSSAENKRMQVLRQPVGVVAAITPWNFPAAMITRKLGPALAAGCTFIVKPPKETPLTAIKLVELAHQAGFPKGVINLVTGSSSVIGKAIMDSEKVRKVTFTGSTEIGKKLIEQSAATVKNVSMELGGHAPAVVLEDADLNKAVAGIVASKFRNAGQTCICINRVYVQESVYEEFVERVAVEAKKLKVGNGLEEGTDIGPIINKDGYEKISEHVENAVSNGAQCVTGGKGRAEDGGYYYEPTVLKNVSQDMLIMNEETFGPVIPIHKISSVEEGIRLANTSPFGLAAYVYTESMSKGTQVVEGLDYGIIGWNDGVPSAAQAPFGGMKESGLGREGGVEGMEAYLETKYVSFVL, from the coding sequence ATGGAAAAGCTGCTTTATATTAACGGTGAATGGACAGGAAATTCTCTTGAAAAAATAGAGGTATATAACCCTGCTAACGGTGAAGTGGTCGGGACTGTAGCATCTTGTGGAAAAGAAGAAACAGATGCTGCGATCGATGCAGCGCACGAAGCATTTCCGAGCTGGTCAAAGTTAACCGCTTATGAGCGCGCTGACTATCTTATGAAACTGCATGACTTAATGATCGAACAAAAAGATGAACTAGCAGAGCTAATGACTCTTGAGATGGGAAAACCGTTAAAAGAATCTGTAGGCGAAGTGTTGTATGCCGCATCTTTTATTAAGTGGTATGCAGAAGAAGGAAAGCGTATCTACGGCCGTACGATTCCTTCAAGTGCTGAAAATAAAAGAATGCAAGTTTTACGTCAGCCTGTTGGGGTAGTTGCGGCCATCACGCCATGGAACTTCCCAGCAGCAATGATCACAAGAAAGCTCGGTCCTGCACTGGCTGCAGGCTGTACGTTTATCGTAAAACCACCAAAGGAAACGCCACTTACAGCGATTAAGTTAGTAGAATTAGCACATCAAGCAGGCTTTCCAAAAGGCGTCATCAATCTTGTAACAGGATCTTCTTCTGTGATCGGCAAAGCCATTATGGATTCTGAGAAAGTAAGAAAAGTGACTTTTACAGGCTCTACTGAGATCGGAAAGAAATTGATCGAGCAAAGTGCCGCAACTGTGAAGAATGTTTCTATGGAACTAGGTGGACATGCTCCAGCCGTTGTTCTTGAGGATGCAGACTTAAATAAAGCAGTCGCTGGAATAGTAGCTTCTAAGTTTCGTAACGCAGGTCAAACGTGTATCTGTATTAACCGAGTATACGTGCAAGAAAGTGTATATGAAGAGTTTGTAGAACGAGTGGCTGTTGAAGCAAAGAAACTAAAAGTAGGAAACGGATTGGAAGAAGGTACAGATATCGGTCCGATCATTAACAAAGATGGATATGAAAAAATTTCTGAGCACGTGGAAAACGCTGTTTCAAATGGTGCACAGTGTGTAACAGGAGGAAAAGGAAGAGCTGAGGATGGAGGTTATTATTACGAGCCGACCGTCCTAAAAAATGTTTCACAAGATATGCTCATCATGAATGAAGAAACGTTTGGTCCAGTCATACCGATCCATAAGATCAGCAGTGTTGAAGAAGGTATCCGCCTTGCTAACACAAGTCCTTTTGGATTGGCGGCGTATGTTTATACGGAAAGCATGTCCAAAGGAACTCAGGTTGTTGAAGGTTTAGATTACGGAATCATCGGCTGGAACGATGGTGTTCCGTCTGCTGCACAAGCACCTTTCGGCGGTATGAAAGAGAGCGGTCTTGGTCGTGAAGGTGGAGTGGAAGGTATGGAAGCTTATCTAGAAACGAAATACGTAAGTTTCGTCTTATAA
- a CDS encoding Ger(x)C family spore germination protein, giving the protein MRRIISISLLSCLLFLSGCWDQTQLNETKLVRAAGFDILKNGKIRNTASIPQSINTETGAGQVNNQVFYAVGNTARQSRIKLDRKVSEQVEASKNLIVILGESAAENDIYHILDVFYRDPKSALNARIAVAKGNASDVISSKFEETETTVGIGQYLNESVRSAENASIVPAENIQTICPVMFDPGQDFALPYLVSEKNDVSVNGIAIFHGYKMVGKIYGAEGVMYTLLTGKQKHPSMSLTKKITDKHKDRILNYVSIKVKKNKRTFIVNVSPDDKIAAHIKLDMKVVITEYPRDNLTSKKKIQNIEQELTKVLTKDANNILKKLQDMNSDAFGVGRKLIAFHHPTWKKLNWNKEYPNIDYTASVNVKVIGHGIIE; this is encoded by the coding sequence ATGAGAAGGATAATATCCATTTCTCTTTTATCCTGTCTTCTATTTTTATCTGGTTGTTGGGATCAGACACAGTTGAACGAGACTAAACTAGTTAGAGCGGCTGGTTTCGATATTTTAAAAAATGGAAAAATAAGAAACACCGCTTCTATTCCTCAATCCATTAATACTGAGACAGGAGCAGGTCAAGTTAATAATCAAGTCTTTTATGCTGTTGGAAACACAGCTCGACAGAGTAGAATTAAATTAGATCGAAAAGTTTCTGAACAAGTTGAAGCTTCTAAGAACTTAATTGTAATACTAGGAGAAAGCGCTGCAGAAAACGACATCTATCACATTCTAGATGTTTTCTACCGAGATCCTAAATCCGCTCTAAATGCACGAATTGCCGTAGCAAAAGGGAATGCTTCTGATGTAATCAGTTCAAAATTTGAAGAAACAGAAACCACGGTTGGTATTGGTCAATATTTAAACGAATCTGTGCGATCAGCAGAGAATGCTTCCATTGTTCCAGCAGAAAATATTCAGACAATATGTCCCGTTATGTTTGATCCTGGTCAAGATTTTGCTTTACCTTATCTCGTTTCAGAAAAGAATGATGTATCTGTTAATGGCATTGCCATTTTTCATGGCTATAAGATGGTAGGGAAGATCTATGGTGCCGAAGGGGTTATGTATACGTTGCTCACCGGAAAACAGAAGCATCCTTCCATGTCATTAACAAAAAAAATCACAGACAAACATAAAGACAGAATCTTGAATTATGTCTCTATAAAAGTAAAAAAGAATAAACGGACCTTCATTGTGAATGTTTCTCCTGACGATAAGATAGCCGCTCATATTAAACTTGATATGAAAGTCGTAATTACAGAGTATCCGAGGGATAATCTTACTTCTAAAAAGAAAATTCAAAACATCGAACAAGAGCTAACGAAGGTATTAACGAAGGATGCAAATAACATTCTTAAAAAGCTGCAAGATATGAACAGTGACGCTTTTGGAGTTGGCAGAAAACTTATAGCGTTTCATCATCCAACATGGAAAAAATTAAATTGGAACAAAGAGTATCCAAATATAGATTATACCGCTTCAGTGAATGTTAAAGTCATCGGTCATGGAATCATAGAATAA
- a CDS encoding fumarylacetoacetate hydrolase family protein, producing the protein MKWVTAVKNNKCFIGLVRDEKIINVSELAENSEMEFPSTLLEAITLGDEFLEKVGSLIHSNLVPNHTYELNKIQLKAPIPRPGKNVFCIGKNYRDHAIEMGSEADIPEDIMVFSKAPTSVIGHDEGIPSHSSITNQLDYEGELAIIMGKTGTSIKKEEAMDYVFGFTIINDITARDLQQKHKQFLLGKSLNGTCPMGPWIVHHSDVSNPNNLSIVTKVNGEIRQNGNTSDLIFDIPTMITELSKGMTLEAGDIIATGTPAGVGKGMKPPVFLKPGDSIEISIEGIGTLRNEIVE; encoded by the coding sequence GTGAAATGGGTTACAGCTGTTAAAAATAACAAGTGCTTCATAGGCCTCGTACGAGATGAAAAGATTATAAATGTATCAGAGCTCGCGGAAAACAGCGAGATGGAGTTCCCTTCAACCCTACTCGAGGCAATTACTCTTGGTGACGAATTTTTAGAGAAGGTAGGGAGCTTGATTCACTCTAATCTAGTACCAAACCATACATACGAACTCAATAAGATCCAATTAAAAGCACCGATTCCCCGTCCAGGGAAAAATGTATTTTGCATCGGGAAAAATTACCGCGATCATGCGATTGAGATGGGAAGTGAAGCAGACATTCCGGAAGATATCATGGTGTTTTCAAAAGCACCCACGTCTGTCATCGGTCATGATGAAGGGATTCCCAGTCATTCTTCTATAACCAATCAACTAGATTATGAAGGTGAGTTAGCTATAATTATGGGCAAAACGGGTACGAGTATAAAGAAGGAAGAAGCGATGGATTACGTTTTTGGTTTTACGATCATCAACGATATTACGGCTCGTGATCTTCAGCAAAAACATAAACAATTTTTACTCGGAAAAAGTCTGAATGGTACTTGCCCGATGGGGCCATGGATTGTTCATCACTCTGACGTATCAAACCCGAACAACCTTTCCATTGTGACAAAAGTGAACGGAGAGATTAGACAGAACGGAAACACATCTGATCTTATCTTTGACATACCGACGATGATCACCGAGCTTTCAAAAGGCATGACCCTTGAAGCCGGAGATATTATCGCAACAGGTACACCTGCTGGAGTAGGTAAAGGCATGAAACCTCCTGTTTTTTTAAAGCCTGGAGATTCAATCGAGATCTCAATTGAAGGAATCGGGACACTTCGTAATGAAATAGTAGAATGA
- a CDS encoding B12-binding domain-containing radical SAM protein → MKTVLSTLNAKYIHTCLALRYLKAYSEPDFPVTIREFTIKDPSLNIVTDLYSQNPDVLGFSCYIWNIEETIKVIQMFKKIKPETKIVLGGPEVSYDVAHWLEKIPEVDFIVVNEGEETFKHLLTQIQNDGGFESVAGLAYRKEGKPKINGPREKLDLKTVPSPFRFEEDIQSLSKRITYFETSRGCPYSCAFCLSSIEVGVRYFDPKLVKDDLIFLMDNGAKIIKFVDRTFNIRRDYALDMFSFLIENRRPGVVFQFEITADIMRPEVIDYLNEHAPKGLFRFEIGVQSTNDAVNELVQRRQNFEKLTRTVTTVRDGGKIVQHLDLIAGLPEEDYNSFRKTFNDVFAFGIEEVQLGFLKMLRGTGLRLTAEKHDYVYMDHSPYEILGNNVLTFDEIIRIKQVEDVLEKYWNDHRMDHTVKYLIHHVFDSPFDFFQEFGTYWETRGWSRIGHQLEDLYTRLISFLTEAAPHALPVAESLMKLDYLERQQFKPRKPWWENTQNKEETSRVLSLLAQYPEMIDGFPVLSEKDMHKHAFVTETAVDPLCDQLEPNGEKDFLLIALFDPKQQSTKVFTAAKKSLLTKKDA, encoded by the coding sequence ATGAAAACTGTACTAAGTACGTTAAATGCTAAATATATACACACTTGCCTTGCGCTGCGCTATTTAAAAGCATATAGCGAGCCTGATTTTCCTGTAACGATTCGAGAGTTCACGATCAAAGATCCATCTCTTAATATCGTGACCGATCTTTATAGTCAAAACCCAGATGTTCTTGGATTCAGCTGCTATATTTGGAACATTGAAGAGACGATTAAAGTCATCCAGATGTTTAAAAAGATCAAACCAGAAACGAAGATCGTTTTAGGTGGTCCTGAAGTATCTTATGATGTGGCTCACTGGCTCGAAAAGATTCCGGAAGTAGACTTTATTGTTGTAAATGAAGGCGAGGAAACGTTTAAACACTTGCTAACTCAGATTCAAAATGATGGTGGCTTTGAATCTGTAGCTGGACTGGCATATCGAAAAGAAGGAAAACCTAAAATTAACGGTCCTCGAGAAAAATTGGACTTAAAGACTGTCCCATCTCCATTCCGCTTCGAAGAAGATATCCAGTCTTTATCAAAACGGATCACTTATTTTGAGACAAGCCGTGGCTGTCCATACTCATGTGCGTTCTGCTTGTCTTCGATTGAAGTTGGTGTTCGATATTTTGATCCAAAGCTCGTTAAAGACGATTTGATCTTTTTGATGGATAACGGTGCAAAGATTATTAAGTTTGTGGACAGAACGTTTAACATTCGCAGAGATTATGCACTCGATATGTTTTCATTCTTAATTGAAAACAGAAGACCGGGTGTTGTTTTTCAGTTTGAGATCACTGCTGATATCATGAGACCGGAAGTGATCGATTATCTAAATGAACATGCACCAAAAGGTTTGTTCCGTTTTGAGATCGGTGTTCAATCAACAAACGACGCTGTAAACGAATTGGTACAACGACGACAGAATTTTGAAAAGCTGACTCGTACCGTAACAACTGTACGCGATGGCGGGAAGATCGTTCAGCATCTAGATTTGATTGCAGGCTTACCTGAGGAAGATTATAACTCGTTTAGAAAGACATTTAATGATGTTTTCGCTTTTGGCATCGAAGAAGTTCAGTTAGGCTTCTTAAAGATGTTACGAGGAACAGGACTACGATTAACAGCAGAAAAGCATGACTACGTGTATATGGATCACTCTCCATATGAGATATTAGGGAATAACGTTCTAACGTTTGATGAAATTATCCGTATTAAACAAGTTGAAGACGTATTAGAGAAATATTGGAACGACCATCGAATGGATCATACCGTAAAATATTTAATACACCATGTATTTGACTCACCTTTTGATTTCTTCCAAGAATTCGGGACATATTGGGAAACGCGTGGATGGTCAAGAATCGGTCATCAGTTAGAAGACTTGTATACCCGATTGATCTCATTCTTAACTGAAGCTGCACCACATGCACTTCCTGTTGCAGAAAGCCTGATGAAACTCGATTATTTGGAAAGACAACAGTTCAAACCACGTAAACCATGGTGGGAAAATACGCAGAACAAAGAAGAAACATCAAGAGTGCTTTCGCTGCTCGCTCAATATCCAGAAATGATTGATGGGTTTCCTGTTCTTTCTGAGAAAGATATGCATAAACACGCGTTTGTCACAGAAACTGCGGTTGATCCACTATGTGATCAGCTAGAACCAAATGGTGAGAAAGATTTCTTACTCATCGCATTATTTGATCCTAAACAACAATCAACCAAAGTTTTCACAGCAGCTAAAAAGTCATTGCTAACAAAAAAGGATGCGTAA
- a CDS encoding SDR family oxidoreductase: MDLGLKGKNVLVLASSKGLGKACALEFAREGANVMLTSRDEEQLSLTAEEIKRETGADVFYKKCDITQRNEIDELVAAAVEKFGSVDVLVNNAGGPPAGTFNDFEDEHWQGAFELTLLSLVRTVRAVTPNMIKKGGGRIVNIASSSFKQPIDGLILSNTFRTAINGLSKSLSQELGKDGILINTIGPGRIGTDRVGELDQMMADKKGVSRDEVRNTMESGIPLGRYGEPAEFAKMVVFLCSGANTYITGQSLLIDGGMVKAL; this comes from the coding sequence ATGGATTTAGGGTTAAAAGGAAAAAATGTACTTGTCCTTGCTTCAAGTAAAGGGCTTGGAAAAGCTTGCGCACTGGAATTTGCGCGAGAAGGTGCGAACGTGATGCTGACAAGCCGAGATGAAGAACAGCTTTCTCTAACTGCTGAAGAGATAAAGCGTGAAACAGGTGCGGATGTTTTCTATAAAAAATGTGACATCACACAGCGTAATGAGATCGATGAGCTTGTAGCCGCAGCAGTAGAGAAGTTTGGCAGTGTGGACGTGCTCGTGAACAATGCAGGTGGTCCTCCTGCAGGTACATTTAATGATTTTGAAGATGAGCACTGGCAGGGAGCATTCGAGTTAACGCTACTCAGTCTTGTTCGTACCGTTCGTGCGGTTACTCCTAACATGATCAAAAAAGGCGGAGGACGCATCGTGAACATTGCTTCATCTTCCTTTAAACAGCCAATCGATGGGCTCATCTTATCAAACACTTTCCGAACAGCGATTAATGGATTATCAAAGAGTCTTTCACAAGAGTTGGGAAAAGATGGTATTCTCATTAATACGATTGGTCCGGGGCGCATCGGAACAGATCGAGTAGGTGAATTAGATCAAATGATGGCTGATAAAAAAGGAGTTTCACGGGACGAGGTTAGGAATACGATGGAAAGTGGTATCCCACTTGGTCGATACGGGGAACCTGCAGAGTTTGCAAAGATGGTCGTGTTTCTATGCTCTGGCGCAAACACATATATCACTGGTCAGTCATTGTTGATTGATGGCGGAATGGTGAAAGCTCTATAA
- a CDS encoding spore germination protein, whose amino-acid sequence MKEEKNQKSSPSSQKNSVKNSQPEQDMNVNHQSIHDLLTDIEKSFSYSEDLQTHMIKMPSDKSEVALIFLDSIIDKQRVQDLILNPLFELDEDIDIRTFEKVINIDFKKQTDFTKIQELLLQSYTLIFTKDSSCYFSVFTPIKTERDISEPDNEAVIRGSHEGFIESMSTNIALIRKRLKSQKLVVKYLKVGKETHTNVAMLYMSDIANPEILQEVERRINSIEADSVMTPGNIEESIEDKTFSLFPQTLSTERPDRVAANLMEGRVALLYDSSPTVNLAPVNFFVFFQTPDDYNKRWMLGSFYRLIRLFSFFIAIGLPAFYIAIVSFHFEVIPSALILLMKSSLENIPYPPLFEALVMELTIELIREAAIRLPTRIGSTIAIVGGLVIGDAVVKAGLISNLMIIVVATTAIAAYTVPSNEMSLAVRLLRFPFMVAAATFGFLGIVFGLIIMFFHLCRLYSFGTPYFAPLAPFKIGDLKDTIIRLPFFKMNSRPSDIKPIKKDEDNHTRKWETHE is encoded by the coding sequence ATGAAAGAAGAAAAAAATCAAAAGTCTAGTCCATCCTCTCAAAAGAATTCTGTAAAAAACTCTCAACCTGAGCAGGATATGAATGTTAACCATCAGTCAATTCATGATCTTTTGACTGACATTGAAAAGAGTTTTTCTTATTCAGAAGATTTACAAACACATATGATAAAAATGCCGTCAGACAAAAGTGAAGTAGCTCTAATTTTCTTAGATTCTATCATTGATAAACAGAGAGTTCAGGATTTAATTTTAAATCCACTTTTTGAATTGGACGAAGATATCGACATTCGTACCTTCGAAAAAGTAATTAATATTGACTTTAAAAAACAAACGGATTTTACAAAAATTCAAGAATTACTCTTGCAGTCGTATACATTGATATTTACTAAAGACTCTTCATGTTATTTTTCTGTATTCACGCCCATTAAAACAGAACGTGACATCTCTGAACCAGACAACGAGGCAGTTATCCGTGGTTCTCATGAGGGCTTTATTGAGAGTATGTCAACTAATATAGCCCTAATTCGTAAACGACTTAAAAGTCAAAAACTTGTAGTAAAGTATTTAAAAGTGGGAAAAGAAACACACACGAATGTTGCCATGCTTTATATGTCTGATATTGCAAATCCTGAAATCCTTCAGGAAGTTGAACGAAGAATAAATTCGATTGAAGCGGATTCTGTTATGACTCCGGGAAATATTGAAGAAAGTATTGAAGATAAGACCTTTAGTCTGTTTCCGCAAACATTAAGTACAGAACGCCCTGACCGTGTGGCTGCAAACTTGATGGAAGGAAGAGTAGCTTTACTATATGACAGCTCACCGACTGTAAACCTTGCTCCCGTAAATTTTTTCGTATTCTTTCAAACACCGGATGATTATAACAAACGCTGGATGTTAGGAAGTTTCTACCGATTAATTCGATTGTTCAGCTTTTTCATCGCAATCGGTCTACCAGCCTTTTATATAGCGATTGTTTCTTTTCATTTCGAAGTAATTCCATCTGCCCTCATCCTTTTGATGAAAAGTTCACTTGAAAATATTCCGTATCCCCCACTATTTGAGGCGTTAGTCATGGAGCTCACGATCGAATTAATTCGTGAAGCTGCTATTCGTCTGCCGACAAGGATTGGTTCCACCATTGCCATCGTAGGAGGCTTAGTAATTGGGGATGCAGTTGTAAAAGCAGGACTCATTTCAAACCTGATGATCATAGTTGTGGCTACCACCGCGATTGCTGCCTACACAGTCCCTTCCAACGAGATGAGTTTGGCAGTTCGTTTATTACGCTTTCCTTTTATGGTAGCTGCCGCAACATTTGGTTTCTTAGGAATCGTATTCGGATTGATTATCATGTTCTTTCATCTTTGTCGTCTATATTCTTTTGGTACGCCATACTTTGCACCACTTGCACCTTTTAAAATAGGAGATTTAAAAGATACAATCATTCGATTGCCATTTTTCAAGATGAACTCTCGTCCTAGTGATATTAAGCCAATTAAAAAAGATGAAGATAATCATACAAGAAAGTGGGAGACTCATGAATAG
- a CDS encoding efflux RND transporter periplasmic adaptor subunit, whose amino-acid sequence MNKLKWVAAAIMVVLLIVMNIVIFDKKESAAVEAPRVETGISLQKDFTKKHETTGVAQSKNTFEIYENASLGSIKEVMVSKGDTVTSGQTLITYENQEIEKELRNLKRDKEAADVRSSHYSGQISDWKNELSSFDEEKDSKDAKVLLQEKLAEAELQSDLAENESSVLSDEISDLEKQLDDLSVKSPADGVVSELNAVGDDESLLTIVGQGNFEIVANIDQKIASLVKTGDSVQIKSNGEKMLKGTVQTVLPSNQDNFKLTVLVEDEAPWVEGQTATIIVTEKLAEKAISVPKQAILKDDGKMYVLIIVKNKLYKLNVSTGLEQKGNVQITKGLKNGQVVVLNPSPVYVSGQPVLKK is encoded by the coding sequence ATGAATAAACTAAAATGGGTTGCTGCAGCTATTATGGTTGTCCTCCTGATCGTGATGAACATTGTGATTTTTGATAAAAAAGAATCTGCCGCTGTTGAAGCTCCAAGAGTTGAAACGGGCATATCTTTACAAAAAGACTTTACGAAAAAACACGAAACAACTGGTGTTGCTCAGTCTAAAAACACCTTTGAAATATATGAAAATGCATCTCTTGGTTCGATAAAAGAGGTGATGGTATCGAAAGGAGATACTGTTACTTCGGGTCAAACGTTAATTACGTATGAAAATCAAGAGATTGAAAAAGAACTTCGCAACTTGAAACGAGACAAAGAGGCAGCTGATGTAAGAAGTAGCCACTATTCAGGACAAATAAGTGACTGGAAAAATGAACTTTCGTCCTTTGATGAAGAAAAAGACAGTAAAGATGCTAAAGTGCTTCTTCAAGAGAAATTGGCAGAAGCTGAATTGCAAAGTGACTTGGCTGAAAATGAAAGTTCCGTCTTATCAGATGAAATATCTGACCTAGAAAAACAGCTTGATGATCTTAGTGTGAAAAGTCCAGCAGACGGTGTAGTTTCAGAACTAAATGCTGTTGGCGATGATGAATCTCTACTTACCATTGTAGGTCAAGGAAACTTTGAAATCGTTGCTAACATCGATCAAAAGATAGCTTCTCTCGTGAAAACAGGGGATTCGGTTCAAATAAAATCCAATGGCGAAAAGATGCTGAAGGGTACGGTTCAAACTGTATTGCCATCTAATCAGGATAACTTTAAGTTAACCGTACTTGTTGAGGATGAAGCCCCTTGGGTTGAAGGACAAACAGCTACAATCATCGTAACAGAAAAGCTAGCAGAAAAAGCGATTAGCGTGCCTAAACAAGCCATCTTAAAAGACGATGGGAAAATGTATGTGTTAATCATTGTGAAAAACAAATTGTATAAGCTGAACGTTTCAACTGGTCTTGAGCAAAAGGGTAACGTGCAGATTACAAAGGGGCTTAAAAACGGTCAGGTTGTCGTACTGAATCCTTCGCCTGTATATGTTTCAGGGCAACCGGTCTTGAAAAAGTAA
- a CDS encoding GerAB/ArcD/ProY family transporter, translated as MNSSHTITHRQLFFVIIQSQIGVGVLSLPYTLFAKAKTDGWISLLLAGLFIQISILAIWKLCEMYPKQTIFDFIPKIVGTKLGAVLNILFVVHLFSVCVVILILYNSIVSKWIFFHTPRFVVILILTLTCVYCVTCTAREIARFLMLVSPMLLLLFFFVAYAYTDVHLLYAFPLGAVGVKTIISGSTDALISLLGFDTALVFLAYTQGRSNSKLKAMSYASLCVTLFYCFVTFTTYIFFNPVEIVIVPEPVLYMLKAFSFKILERTDLIFLSIWIVSVTTSLISYLFFTAKGVQTLFKMKHHKSSAPYVGIICALIASIPGSKLDIQTWSKIIGMTALSFSALFPICLLLIAIIKKRKEKGAAST; from the coding sequence ATGAATAGCAGCCATACGATAACTCATAGACAGCTGTTCTTTGTCATTATCCAATCTCAGATTGGAGTTGGAGTCCTTTCACTCCCATATACATTGTTCGCCAAAGCGAAAACAGATGGCTGGATATCTTTACTATTAGCAGGACTCTTTATTCAGATCTCCATACTTGCGATTTGGAAACTATGCGAGATGTACCCTAAGCAAACAATCTTTGATTTTATACCTAAAATAGTCGGTACGAAACTCGGAGCTGTTCTGAATATTTTATTCGTTGTTCATTTGTTCTCTGTTTGTGTTGTTATTCTAATCCTGTACAACAGCATCGTATCAAAATGGATTTTCTTTCACACTCCAAGGTTCGTGGTCATTTTAATATTAACTCTTACTTGTGTCTATTGTGTAACATGTACGGCACGAGAGATCGCCCGTTTCTTGATGCTAGTTTCTCCAATGCTACTTTTACTATTTTTCTTTGTAGCATATGCCTATACAGACGTTCATCTTCTTTATGCTTTTCCACTCGGAGCGGTAGGTGTAAAGACCATTATTTCAGGTTCTACGGATGCATTGATCTCTTTGCTAGGGTTCGACACAGCACTCGTATTTTTGGCTTATACTCAAGGGAGATCGAACAGTAAGTTGAAGGCTATGTCTTATGCTTCATTATGTGTAACTCTTTTCTATTGTTTTGTGACATTTACTACTTATATCTTTTTCAATCCTGTAGAAATTGTTATTGTTCCAGAGCCTGTGCTGTATATGTTGAAAGCATTCTCTTTTAAAATCTTGGAAAGAACCGATTTAATCTTTCTTTCTATATGGATTGTATCCGTTACAACTTCTCTCATTAGTTATCTGTTCTTTACAGCAAAAGGAGTACAGACGCTGTTTAAAATGAAACATCATAAATCTTCCGCTCCTTATGTAGGAATTATTTGTGCTCTAATCGCTTCAATTCCGGGAAGTAAACTTGATATTCAAACTTGGTCCAAAATAATCGGTATGACTGCCTTGAGTTTTTCTGCTCTATTTCCAATCTGCTTATTGCTAATTGCTATTATCAAAAAGAGAAAAGAAAAAGGAGCTGCATCAACATGA